The Ailuropoda melanoleuca isolate Jingjing chromosome 9, ASM200744v2, whole genome shotgun sequence genome includes a region encoding these proteins:
- the ARC gene encoding activity-regulated cytoskeleton-associated protein — MELDHMTSGGLHAYPGPRGGPAAKPNVILQIGKCRAEMLEHVRRTHRHLLTEVSKQVERELKGLHRSVGKLESNLDGYVPTGDSQRWKKSIKACLCRCQETIANLERWVKREMHVWREVFYRLEKWADRLEAMGGKYPVGNEPARHTVSVGVGGPEGYCQEADPYDYTVSPYAITPPPATGELPGQEPVEAQQYPPWGPGEDGQPSPGVDTQIFEDPREFLSHLEEYLRQVGGSEEYWLSQIQNHMNGPAKKWWEFKQGSVKNWVEFKKEFLQYSEGTLSREAIQRELDLPQKQGEPLDQFLWRKRDLYQTLYADAEEEEIIQYVVGTLRPKLQRFLRRPLPKTLEQLIQRGVEVQDGLGQGAEPASPRPPTEDEAEALTPALTNESVASDGTQPE, encoded by the coding sequence ATGGAGCTGGACCACATGACGAGCGGCGGCCTCCACGCCTACCCCGGGCCGCGGGGCGGGCCGGCGGCCAAGCCCAACGTGATCCTGCAGATCGGTAAGTGCCGGGCCGAGATGCTGGAGCACGTGCGGAGGACCCACCGGCACCTGCTGACCGAGGTGTCCAAGCAGGTGGAGCGCGAGCTGAAAGGGCTGCACCGGTCGGTGGGGAAGCTGGAGAGCAACCTGGACGGCTACGTGCCCACCGGCGACTCGCAGCGCTGGAAGAAGTCCATCAAGGCCTGCCTGTGTCGCTGCCAGGAGACCATCGCCAACCTGGAGCGCTGGGTCAAGCGGGAGATGCACGTGTGGCGGGAGGTCTTCTACCGGCTGGAGAAGTGGGCCGACCGCCTGGAGGCCATGGGCGGCAAGTACCCTGTGGGCAACGAGCCGGCCCGCCACACCGTCTCCGTGGGCGTCGGGGGTCCCGAGGGCTACTGCCAGGAGGCGGATCCCTACGACTACACCGTCAGCCCCTACGCCATCACCCCGCCGCCGGCCACGGGGGAGCTGCCCGGGCAGGAGCCCGTGGAGGCCCAGCAGTACCCGCCCTGGGGGCCCGGTGAGGACGGGCAGCCGAGCCCCGGTGTGGACACGCAGATCTTTGAGGATCCGAGGGAGTTCCTCAGCCACCTGGAGGAGTACCTGCGACAGGTGGGCGGTTCCGAGGAGTACTGGCTGTCACAGATCCAGAACCACATGAACGGGCCGGCCAAGAAATGGTGGGAGTTCAAGCAGGGTTCCGTGAAGAACTGGGTGGAGTTCAAGAAAGAGTTCCTGCAGTACAGCGAGGGCACGCTGTCCCGGGAGGCCATCCAGCGGGAGCTGGACCTGccgcagaagcagggggagccgctGGACCAGTTCCTGTGGCGCAAGCGGGACCTGTACCAGACGCTCTACGCGGACGCGGAGGAGGAGGAGATCATCCAGTACGTGGTGGGGACCCTGCGGCCCAAGCTCCAGCGCTTCCTGCGCCGCCCGCTGCCCAAGACCCTGGAGCAGCTCATCCAGAGGGGCGTGGAGGTGCAGGacggcctggggcagggggccgAGCCCGcgagcccccgcccccccaccgaGGACGAGGCCGAGGCCCTCACGCCAGCCCTCACCAACGAGTCCGTAGCCAGTGACGGGACCCAGCCCGAATAG